In Phyllobacterium zundukense, one DNA window encodes the following:
- a CDS encoding ABC transporter substrate-binding protein yields the protein MFAKLSIAVSALTIAAVSSASAETITLTAYSGIFQDHYTKAVIEPFMKKYPDITVQFYGMPNSAQMLGTLRAQKSSPQIDVAILDVSVAKAGTDEGLFDKVDESVSPNVKDLYPNARTEGVAGVGVTFDNLVIIYNTDQVKDAPKSWNALWDKQYEGKLIIPAVPDIQGTTFTIIANKLAGGTDYKSDVSAGIAKIGELAPGVQTWEPKPDVYAPIANGQAAMAIGWNARAQIYSLTSGGKLGVALPEEGSGFQINTINLVKNAPAGDAAKKFIDYALSPEAQAAFTSEMFYAPTNSKTVVAEAALKRTAADDMDKMIDIDWLAVAKVRDSITEQWRRRIIPLSR from the coding sequence ATGTTTGCAAAACTTTCAATTGCTGTTTCAGCGCTCACAATCGCTGCGGTCTCCAGCGCCTCAGCGGAGACCATCACACTGACTGCCTATAGCGGGATATTTCAGGACCACTACACGAAGGCCGTGATCGAGCCTTTCATGAAGAAGTATCCCGACATTACCGTACAGTTCTACGGCATGCCGAATTCGGCGCAGATGCTTGGCACATTGCGTGCGCAAAAGAGCAGCCCTCAGATAGACGTGGCCATCCTTGATGTAAGCGTGGCAAAGGCGGGCACGGATGAGGGCTTGTTTGACAAGGTCGATGAAAGCGTTTCGCCGAACGTCAAGGATCTCTATCCCAACGCGCGTACCGAGGGTGTGGCGGGGGTCGGCGTTACCTTCGACAATCTGGTCATCATCTACAATACGGATCAGGTGAAGGACGCGCCGAAGTCCTGGAACGCGCTTTGGGACAAGCAATATGAGGGCAAATTGATCATCCCCGCAGTGCCGGATATTCAGGGGACGACATTCACTATTATTGCCAACAAGCTTGCCGGCGGCACCGATTACAAGTCCGACGTTTCCGCAGGCATCGCCAAGATTGGCGAGCTGGCTCCCGGTGTGCAGACCTGGGAGCCCAAGCCGGACGTCTATGCGCCCATCGCCAATGGACAGGCGGCAATGGCCATTGGCTGGAATGCCCGCGCGCAGATCTATTCCTTAACGTCAGGCGGGAAGCTTGGCGTCGCGCTGCCTGAAGAGGGAAGCGGGTTCCAGATAAACACGATCAATCTGGTAAAAAATGCCCCTGCGGGCGATGCCGCGAAGAAGTTCATCGACTACGCGCTCAGCCCCGAAGCGCAAGCGGCATTTACCAGTGAAATGTTCTATGCGCCGACAAACTCGAAGACGGTTGTTGCCGAGGCCGCTTTGAAACGCACGGCGGCAGACGATATGGATAAGATGATCGATATCGACTGGCTGGCGGTGGCAAAAGTCCGCGACAGCATCACCGAGCAATGGCGCCGCCGTATCATCCCGCTCAGCCGCTAA
- a CDS encoding RraA family protein, translating into MFEVNEMPRQIDADLIRLMERVETATIGHFLHSGFVDREIRAVLPEKRVAGTAVTVRIPHADSTILHYLTKIVRPGDFVAIERCGDDRHACWGGVVTHAMKLAGIIGAVIDGPATDFSEIRKVEMPMWCRGPSPITTKILGLEGAINVPVTVGGQVIKPGDAIIADESGVVVLAPSQARAAAEKALGMQENEIALLERLRNGEFLPDISGATKIVEGQKRQVA; encoded by the coding sequence CGGGTCGAGACAGCCACGATCGGGCACTTCCTGCATTCGGGTTTTGTCGATCGCGAAATTCGCGCTGTCCTTCCGGAAAAGCGTGTTGCCGGAACCGCTGTCACGGTTCGCATCCCGCATGCGGACTCGACCATTTTGCATTATCTGACCAAGATCGTGCGGCCGGGCGATTTCGTTGCCATCGAACGGTGTGGCGATGATCGCCACGCCTGCTGGGGCGGTGTCGTCACCCATGCCATGAAACTCGCCGGTATTATCGGTGCGGTGATCGATGGGCCTGCAACGGATTTTTCCGAGATACGCAAGGTGGAAATGCCGATGTGGTGTCGTGGTCCTTCGCCGATAACGACAAAAATTCTGGGATTGGAGGGCGCGATTAACGTCCCGGTTACAGTCGGCGGTCAAGTTATCAAGCCAGGCGATGCAATTATTGCGGATGAGAGTGGCGTTGTCGTACTCGCACCGTCGCAGGCACGAGCCGCTGCCGAGAAAGCGCTCGGCATGCAGGAAAACGAAATCGCTTTGCTCGAACGTTTGCGCAATGGCGAATTCCTTCCCGACATTTCGGGAGCAACGAAAATCGTGGAGGGTCAAAAGCGTCAGGTCGCTTGA